The following coding sequences lie in one Paracholeplasma manati genomic window:
- a CDS encoding replication-associated recombination protein A: MKPLAHRLRPTRFEDVVGQDHLIGPDGIITHMIEQHKLISFILYGNPGTGKTTIAGLVAKRANLESFAFSAATDSKQRLKEIIDMTAYNDVLLIIDEIHRMKTDIQDYLLPYVEEGKVTIIGLTTNNPYITVNPAIRSRCHIYQLNDITESDIIKVLENALLSDEVDTDLTLTKDTLAYIAQSAGGEIRTALNMLEATLLLTQYEIITPKIAKLAIGKPVLQLDGNADNYYEVLSAFQKSIRGSDVDASLHYLARLIVMQDLVSLTRRLMVIAYEDIGLANPQIGPKVMAACDAAIKLGLPEARIPLSVAVIDCALSPKSNTALVALDQALEDFQNGVSGPIPKHIINREIKGDASLYKYPHNYPYAMVDQTYLPENLLNKHYFEPKEDSTYEKALKERLEWIQKKKSRG; this comes from the coding sequence ATGAAACCTTTAGCACATCGTTTGAGACCTACCCGATTTGAAGACGTGGTTGGTCAAGACCATTTGATTGGTCCAGATGGCATCATCACCCATATGATTGAACAACACAAATTGATTTCATTCATCTTATATGGTAACCCTGGCACAGGCAAAACCACCATCGCTGGTTTGGTAGCCAAACGTGCGAATTTAGAATCCTTTGCCTTCTCAGCAGCCACCGATTCGAAACAACGTTTAAAAGAAATCATCGATATGACAGCCTACAACGATGTTTTATTGATCATCGACGAAATTCACCGCATGAAAACCGATATTCAGGATTACTTATTACCTTACGTTGAAGAAGGTAAGGTAACCATCATCGGTTTAACCACCAATAACCCTTACATCACTGTGAACCCTGCGATTCGCTCGAGATGTCATATTTATCAGCTCAATGACATTACTGAATCCGATATCATTAAGGTGCTTGAAAACGCGTTATTATCCGATGAAGTGGATACCGATTTAACATTGACTAAAGATACATTAGCTTACATCGCCCAAAGTGCTGGTGGGGAAATTCGCACCGCGCTCAACATGCTTGAGGCGACCTTACTGCTCACCCAATATGAAATCATCACACCCAAAATCGCGAAACTCGCGATTGGCAAACCGGTGTTGCAACTGGATGGGAATGCAGATAATTACTACGAGGTTTTAAGTGCTTTCCAAAAGTCTATTCGTGGTTCGGATGTCGATGCGAGTCTACACTACCTAGCGAGATTGATTGTCATGCAAGATTTGGTGTCATTAACCAGACGTTTGATGGTCATTGCGTATGAAGACATTGGTTTAGCCAACCCTCAAATCGGTCCGAAAGTCATGGCTGCATGTGACGCTGCGATCAAACTGGGTTTACCAGAGGCAAGAATTCCACTGTCTGTCGCGGTGATTGATTGTGCATTATCCCCTAAATCTAACACAGCCTTAGTTGCACTCGATCAGGCGTTAGAGGATTTTCAAAATGGCGTTTCTGGCCCGATTCCAAAACACATCATCAACCGAGAAATCAAAGGGGATGCTTCATTATACAAATACCCCCACAATTACCCCTATGCCATGGTTGACCAAACTTATCTGCCTGAAAACCTTTTAAACAAACATTATTTTGAACCTAAAGAAGATTCTACCTATGAAAAAGCACTTAAAGAACGCTTAGAATGGATCCAAAAAAAGAAAAGCCGTGGATAA